Within the Pirellulales bacterium genome, the region TATCAGGTAAGTGGAGACAGTTTTCCTGCCTACACCCGTTGCCTACACGGCCTGTTGCAGTCGACGTTCCCATCCGGCCGAAAGTATTGGAACCCGTTTTCACTCTTCGCCAACCGAACCACTTGAGGCCCGAATGCAGCGTTCCAGTGTCCTGACCAAATCTGATGCCATTCTCGCATTCTGCCGGCAATCGAACATTCGTTCGCGACATAACGATCCAGCGTTGCTCGACCTGTATACGCCTGACATGGAAGTCCAGGTCAACGTCGCGATAGACCACGGCGAGCCAGTCGCTGGCAAACGGAATACCTGGACAAACCTCGACGATTCGTCTGACGAGCAATGGCACCACATTCGTATCCCCCGGAACGCGAAAGACAAGCCTGAACGCAATGACTGGCCCTTGCGGTTCGACTTGGCGAAGCATATCGAAGGCTTAGGAATGACCGGCTGGGATTTCGGACAGCTCCGCTCTCGCCGGCTCGGCTTCGACTTCGATTCCATTCTCGGCCACGCCACTGGGGTTGGCGTGTCGGATGCCGATCTAGAAGCTGTTCGGGCGGCCGCCTTGGTTATACCGTGGCTCGAAATCCGTAAGAGCACTGGCGGTGGCGGGCTCCACCTGTATGCCTTGTGCTGCGCCGACGGCATTCCGACTGCAAACCACACTGAACATGCCGCACTGGGCAGGGCCATTCTCGAAATGATGTCGGCAGCAACAGGCTTTAACTTCTCCACCAAGGTCGATGCCTGCGGCGGCAACATGTGGATTTGGCACCGCAAGTCATCGCTTGCCAATGAAGGCTTGAAGTTGCTCAAGCCGGCCACGGCAACCTTGAGCGAGGCCGACATTCCCGGCGACTGGCGCAGCCATATTGCAGTCATCCAGAAGAAACGCACCACGCAAAGAGTGGTTGGGATACCTGCAAATGCGGATGATTCGTTCGACGAACTCGTTGCAGCACGGCCGCGCGTGCCGCTGACGGATGAACATCGACGCATCATGGATGCACTCGCCGGCAACGATTTCTCTATGATCTACCAGCAGGATAATCATTTGGTGCAAGTCCATACAGCGCGGCTAGCGCAACTGATCGCAGATCCGCGCTTGGAGATACGAGGTATTTTTAAGACCATAAGCGAGGGAACCGATCCGGGCACCCCCAATGCTTTCATGTTTCCGTTGAGCAATGGCGGATGGCGCGTGTACCGTTTCTCGCCCGGCACGAAAGAGGCTAATACATGGAAGCAAGGGGAAGGCTGGACAAGTTGCGACTTCAACGTTCGGGCAACGCTAGTGATTGCGGCGGAAGCAGAGGGCGGCCAAGAGCTGTTGGATGGCTGCTTTGTATTTGGCACGCCGGCACAAGGTATTGCAGCTTTGAGGGGAATGGGGGGAAGCGCTTCCGTACCTGACTGGGCCGCTGACCGGCAATTGATCCTGAAGCCGCACCCTTCGGCGCGCAAGGTATCCATCCTACTTGAGTATCGCGCCGACGACGATAACCCGCGCTCAAAGAAGGATATGCTTGACCTTCGATGGAACCTGGATGGCAAGCAAGCCCACACGAAGCGATGGTCGCAGGTTGTCCACTTGCCATCGACCGACAACGCCGACATCGCGGCTGAAATGCTTGAACGTTGTGACACGCGCATCCGTAGCGTGAAAACGCCCGATAACCAAGATGCGGGTTGGCGCATTGCCGATGATGATCGCGCATGGGTCGAGCGCGACCGGACGGCCGCCAGGGATGCTCTGGCAAGCATCGGCCTCCCGTCTTCGGAATTTAATGGTGTTATCGCTAGGCTGCAAAGCCGGAACTGGACTCTTAGCAACATCCCATTTCAACCAGAGTTTCCCGGCGGGCGACGCTGGAACATTGGCGCACAACTGGCATACACGCCAACCGACGACGAGCGGCCGATGGTCCATCCACATTGGGACGCGATCTTCGCGCACGTCGGACAAGGGCTCGACGAAGCAGTTGAAAGGGACGAATGGTGTCAGGGCAACGGGGTATCTGCCGGAGCCCTTTATTTGCTCCACTGGGCCGCATCGCTGTTTCAGCGGCCGTCGCAGAAATTGCCGTACCTGTTTTTCTTTGGCGACCAAGAGACTGGCAAGTCGTCCTTCAACAACGCGATCGGGTCGCTCATGTCACGGGGGCATATCGAGGCACGAAACTCGCTCTTGACCAAGCACAATGGCGAACTCGACGGGGCCATTCTTGCCTACGTTGAGGAAGTGGACCTGAGCGGCAAAGCGTCCGATGCGTACAATCGGCTCAAGGATTGGGTGACGGGCGATAGGATTAGCATTCACGCAAAATATGCGACCGTCTATAGCTCTCCGTCGCACCTACACTGGATTCAAGTGGCCAACAATCGACAATTCTGCCCGATCTTCGAGGGTGATACACGGATCGTCGTCATCGAGGTGCCAGCGAAACCTTCGACAGATATTCCTTGGCCCACGCTGAAGGCAAAGTTGCAGGCGGAGGCACCCGACTTCCTGCGTACTCTGCTTGACCTGCGATTGCCCG harbors:
- a CDS encoding primase-helicase family protein; protein product: MAKHIEGLGMTGWDFGQLRSRRLGFDFDSILGHATGVGVSDADLEAVRAAALVIPWLEIRKSTGGGGLHLYALCCADGIPTANHTEHAALGRAILEMMSAATGFNFSTKVDACGGNMWIWHRKSSLANEGLKLLKPATATLSEADIPGDWRSHIAVIQKKRTTQRVVGIPANADDSFDELVAARPRVPLTDEHRRIMDALAGNDFSMIYQQDNHLVQVHTARLAQLIADPRLEIRGIFKTISEGTDPGTPNAFMFPLSNGGWRVYRFSPGTKEANTWKQGEGWTSCDFNVRATLVIAAEAEGGQELLDGCFVFGTPAQGIAALRGMGGSASVPDWAADRQLILKPHPSARKVSILLEYRADDDNPRSKKDMLDLRWNLDGKQAHTKRWSQVVHLPSTDNADIAAEMLERCDTRIRSVKTPDNQDAGWRIADDDRAWVERDRTAARDALASIGLPSSEFNGVIARLQSRNWTLSNIPFQPEFPGGRRWNIGAQLAYTPTDDERPMVHPHWDAIFAHVGQGLDEAVERDEWCQGNGVSAGALYLLHWAASLFQRPSQKLPYLFFFGDQETGKSSFNNAIGSLMSRGHIEARNSLLTKHNGELDGAILAYVEEVDLSGKASDAYNRLKDWVTGDRISIHAKYATVYSSPSHLHWIQVANNRQFCPIFEGDTRIVVIEVPAKPSTDIPWPTLKAKLQAEAPDFLRTLLDLRLPDGVGRLWLPVLDTQAKREAIIETTDKGGAFDPVKLENALRLLLLKEGNGVCKALVSELLALLGDGPWSNDENVFGRQLKLALKDCGERGLTAKFTRLAGGTQWNLKESGQDSDIDVMPEWAQLSALADYASRVLRALPPPIPLSLCDTPVGVPLNS